A DNA window from Onychostoma macrolepis isolate SWU-2019 chromosome 13, ASM1243209v1, whole genome shotgun sequence contains the following coding sequences:
- the lgalslb gene encoding lectin, galactoside-binding-like b translates to MAVASMEKDAINTEDDLHLNNSFGDSGLISPDKEDISRILTVPFSGRIRGGMRPGKKIIIMGIIDPEPDSFDISLNCGHNEENDDEELTDVALKLSARFTERQFLRNARVSGKWSEEETPIAYFPFIPDQPFRIEIHCEHQRFRIFVDGHQLFDFYHKVKSLPAINKIRIVGSLQITKLG, encoded by the exons ATGGCGGTGGCGAGCATGGAAAAGGACGCGATA AACACCGAAGATGATCTTCACCTTAATAACTCGTTTGGAGATTCTGGGCTTATCTCCCCTGATAAAGAAGACATCTCTCGTATTCTG ACAGTTCCTTTTAGTGGACGGATCAGAGGTGGCATGAGGCCtgggaagaaaattattataatgGGCATCATTGATCCAGAGCCAGACAG CTTTGACATCAGTTTGAACTGTGGACACAATGAGGAGAACGATGATGAAGAGCTCACTGACGTGGCCCTTAAACTCAGCGCACGTTTCACCGAAAGGCAGTTCCTGAGGAATGCACGGGTTTCTGGGAAATGGAGTGAGGAAGAGACACCCATAGCTTACTTCCCCTTCATCCCAGACCAGCCTTTTAGG ATTGAGATCCATTGTGAGCACCAGCGTTTTAGGATCTTTGTGGATGGACACCAGCTGTTTGACTTTTATCACAAAGTAAAGTCTTTGCCAGCCATTAATAAGATCCGGATAGTTGGGAGTCTTCAGATCACCAAGCTGGGCTAA
- the echs1 gene encoding enoyl-CoA hydratase, mitochondrial encodes MALLCRSTGLLLKHSKLLPSALAATRQCSSGGQYQYILVDKKGEKKDVGFIQLNRPKALNALCDGLMMEVGKALDAFDADSEVGAIVVTGSEKAFAAGADIKEMQNRTFQECYGGNFLAHWNRVSTVKKPVIAAVNGFALGGGCEFAMMCDIIYAGEKAQFGQPEILLGTIPGSGGTQRLTRAVGKSLAMEMVLTGDRISAQEAKQSGLVSKVFPVDQLVSEAIRCGEKIAGNSKLVSAMAKEAVNAAFELSLAEGNRLEKRLFHATFATEDRKEGMTAFVEKRKAAFQDK; translated from the exons ATGGCGCTGCTCTGCAGATCCACAGGGTTACTTCTCAAAcacagtaaactgctgccgtCTGCGTTAGCAGCAACAAGGCAATGCAGTTCAG GTGGCCAGTATCAGTACATTCTAGTTGACAAAAAGGGTGAAAAGAAGGATGTTGGCTTCATCCAACTGAACAGACCAAAGGCACTGAATGCTCTTTGTGATGGGCTTATGATGGAGGTGGGCAAAGCCCTTGATGCATTCGACGCTGACAGCGAAGTGGGAGCAATTGTCGTCACAGGAAGCGAAAAAGCCTTCGCAG CTGGAGCTGATATTAAAGAGATGCAGAATCGAACCTTTCAAGAGTGCTATGGAGGAAACTTCCTGGCACACTGGAACAGGGTATCAACAGTTAAAAAGCCTGTTATTGCAGCTGTCAATGGGTTTGCG CTTGGTGGAGGATGTGAGTTTGCCATGATGTGTGACATAATCTATGCTGGGGAGAAAGCACAGTTTGGacagccagaaatcttgctcgGGACCATTCCTG GTTCTGGTGGCACTCAGAGGCTTACAAGAGCAGTGGGAAAATCCCTTGCAATGGAGATGGTTCTCACAGGAGACCGAATCTCAGCTCAGGAGGCAAAACAGTCTg GTCTGGTAAGTAAAGTGTTTCCTGTGGATCAGCTGGTATCAGAAGCGATCAGATGTGGAGAGAAAATAGCTGGCAATTCCAAACTTGTCTCAGCCATGGCAAAGGAAGCTGTTAACGCAG CATTTGAACTGAGTTTAGCTGAGGGCAATCGACTTGAGAAAAGATTGTTCCATGCAACCTTTGCGACG GAGGACAGAAAGGAGGgcatgactgcttttgtggagAAGCGAAAGGCTGCTTTCCAGGACAAGTAA
- the fuom gene encoding fucose mutarotase yields MVILKGIPSILTPELLYVLAQMGHGDELVLADANFPTSSICKCGPVEIRADGVGIPELLKAILKLFPLDTYDDSAAVMDLVQSDKLKGLKVPVWDQYSDLLKQAGSDGSFRLVERFAFYERAKKAFAVVATGETALYGNLIIKKGVIPPGEQC; encoded by the exons ATGGTTATACTGAAAGGAATCCCGTCCATACTTACGCCTGAATTATTATATGTTTTGGCGCAAATGGGTCATGGAGATGAGCTAG TTCTTGCAGACGCAAATTTTCCAACCTCATCTATTTGTAAATGTGGTCCAGTGGAGATAAGAGCGGATG GTGTAGGTATACCAGAACTTCTGAAGGCAATACTGAAGCTTTTTCCTCTTGATACCTACGATGATTCG GCAGCTGTCATGGACCTTGTGCAGAGTGACAAATTAAAGGGGCTGAAAGTGCCGGTATGGGACCAGTACTCTGACCTCCTGAAACAAGCAGGATCAGAT ggtAGCTTCAGGCTTGTTGAGCGGTTTGCATTTTATGAGCGTGCCAAAAAGGCATTTGCTGTAGTGGCAACTGG GGAGACTGCACTGTATGGAAATCTCATAATCAAGAAAGGTGTCATTCCGCCTGGTGAACAGTGCTGA
- the si:ch211-217g15.3 gene encoding uncharacterized protein si:ch211-217g15.3 — protein MIRFSVVVCLSVLLFSTSAKPYRPREKVLGKAVQDTIDFDHPNGKMILEMKEVEPPQDMDITDSDIDPNMLIRKAVKGEIQQKYDRPEEDKDALYHSFDIKYPADAKQPENYFQPLGHDRVQMYDKPEEDRDELYHGMFDVAEEPMREEKDVIGGNVRPIYSSPHEDKDDLYHADVKGHLSDQQALPMNIFPIHPKRVHTEPEVDQDDLYHKQ, from the exons ATGATCAG GTTTTCTGTTGTAGTCTGCCTATCAGTGCTGCTGTTCAGCACTTCAGCCAAGCCATACAGGCCAAGG GAAAAAGTGTTGGGCAAAGCAGTTCAGGACACTATAGA TTTTGATCATCCCAATGGGAAGATGATCCTGGAAATGAAGGAGGTGGAGCCACCACAGGACATGGACATTACAGATTCTGACATCGATCCCAACATGTTGATCAGGAAAGCCGTAAAAGGAGAAATACAGCAGAAATATGACAGACCTGAAGAGGATAAAGATGCTCTCTACCACTCCTTTGACATAAAATATCCAGCTGATGCAAAACAGCCTGAAAACTACTTTCAGCCACTGGGACACGATCGGGTACAGATGTATGACAAACCAGAAGAAGATAGGGATGAGCTATACCACGGCATGTTTGATGTAGCTGAAGAGCCAATGAGAGAAGAGAAGGATGTAATTGGAGGTAATGTCAGGCCCATCTACTCAAGCCCTCATGAGGACAAAGACGACCTGTACCACGCAGATGTTAAAGGACATCTGTCTGACCAGCAGGCTCTGCCGATGAATATATTCCCCATTCACCCCAAAAGAGTGCACACAGAGCCAGAGGTAGACCAGGATGACCTTTATCATAAGCAATGA